One Nerophis ophidion isolate RoL-2023_Sa linkage group LG06, RoL_Noph_v1.0, whole genome shotgun sequence genomic region harbors:
- the wnt1 gene encoding protein Wnt-1: MRSLALLLGVKAACILLVSSLSGTGAVNNSGRWWGVVNVASSSNLLTNSKNVQLVLDPSLALLSRRQRRLIRQNPGILHAITAGLHTAIKECKWQFRNRRWNCPTTHSPTVFGKIVNRGCRETAFVFAITSAGVTHAVARSCSEGAIESCTCDYRRRGLGGPDWHWGGCSDNVDFGRVFSREFVDSSERGRDLRYLTNVHNNEAGRMMVSSEMRQECKCHGMSGSCTVRTCWMRLPSFRTIGDFLKDRFDGASRVVYANKGSNRASHRADPRHLEPENPAHKPPSAMDLVYFEKSPNFCSYNGKTGTLGTSGRACNSSSPGLDGCELLCCGRGFKTQAESITERCNCTFHWCCHVSCLNCTSTRTLHQCL; this comes from the exons ATGAGGAGTTTGGCGCTTCTGCTGGGTGTGAAAGCTGCATGCATCCTCCTGGTGTCGTCGCTCTCTGGCACCGGGGCCGTCAACAACAGTGGCCGCTGGTG GGGAGTTGTCAACGTGGCCTCCTCATCTAACCTCCTTACCAATTCCAAGAATGTGCAATTGGTCCTGGACCCGAGCCTGGCCCTGTTGAGTCGACGCCAGCGTCGGCTGATTCGGCAGAATCCTGGCATCTTGCACGCCATCACTGCTGGACTGCACACGGCCATAAAGGAGTGCAAGTGGCAGTTTCGCAACCGCCGCTGGAACTGCCCGACCACCCACAGCCCGACCGTATTTGGCAAAATTGTCAACCGTG GCTGCAGGGAGACAGCCTTCGTGTTCGCCATCACCAGCGCAGGCGTGACCCACGCGGTGGCTCGCTCCTGCTCAGAAGGTGCCATAGAATCGTGCACTTGCGATTACCGCCGCAGAGGTTTAGGGGGCCCCGACTGGCACTGGGGGGGCTGCAGCGACAATGTGGACTTTGGGAGGGTTTTTAGCCGTGAGTTTGTGGACTCCAGCGAGAGAGGACGAGATCTGCGCTACCTCACCAATGTGCACAATAACGAGGCGGGAAGAATG ATGGTGTCCTCAGAGATGCGTCAGGAGTGCAAGTGTCACGGCATGTCAGGCTCCTGCACCGTCCGCACTTGTTGGATGCGTCTTCCAAGTTTCCGCACTATCGGGGACTTCCTAAAGGACCGTTTCGACGGCGCATCCCGAGTCGTTTACGCAAACAAGGGCAGCAACCGTGCCTCACACCGAGCTGACCCTCGCCACTTGGAACCGGAAAACCCTGCTCATAAACCCCCTTCCGCTATGGACTTGGTCTACTTCGAGAAATCACCAAACTTCTGCTCCTACAATGGCAAAACTGGCACTTTGGGAACTTCTGGTAGAGCATGCAACAGCTCTTCTCCAGGTCTCGATGGATGCGAGCTGCTCTGCTGCGGGCGCGGGTTTAAAACCCAGGCTGAGAGCATCACAGAGCGGTGCAACTGTACATTCCACTGGTGCTGTCATGTCAGCTGTTTGAACTGCACCAGTACACGAACGTTACATCAGTGTCTATGA